The Alteromonas gilva genome has a window encoding:
- a CDS encoding TonB-dependent receptor plug domain-containing protein yields MKLKKLNAAILAGLAGYSLSMTVATNVMAEEAAEEDVEKIAVVGARGAPRSVTSSPVPVDVLSAEDINGVASSDMNDIMMTLVPSYTIARQPISDGGTFIRPAQLRGLPTDKTLVLVNGKRRHRASLVEIGGSGTQGPDLATIPAAALGSVEVLRDGAAAQYGSDAIAGVMNFQLKRNAEGGSLSLDTGRYFEGDGEQYTISGNKGFSLGDDGFLSISAEVTDSKATYRGEQYCESWFCVDEQSPEYIAAAEEQGRTVHGSSQVQPWGQPNYSGAKVFVNGGYAISNDMELYAFANYSESEGDGSFFYRYPGNGTIEDLREPDGTIYTPLEKFPGGFTPRFFGDITDYSFVGGLKGMTGSLGYDISGRYGYNEISYTLKNTINPSMGPDSPTSFKPGDLANDELQFQADFTYDMAAYVLAFGASYMEESYEISAGDPDSYRVGPYSSPDPWGFCDGTASAEAVATAVSNGLDCSDPNDPVYTAVGVGSNGFPGYSADYIGTYERDSFAVYGDISGDITDKLFAQAAIRYEDYSDFGSEVVYKIAGIFQVTDEIAVRSSFGTGFRAPTPGQQGTTNVSTRLPNGFPVATGLFPAGSVVAQALGASELKPEKSTNFTLGATADIGDFTLTVDFYRILLEDRVNAISTLDVSSTEVTDPDAAGYDAYQRYLALDAAGVQGANTIGGVFYFQNAFDTVTQGVDIVATYNFESEAGDTTITGSMNYGTQKFNSDPQVYFNNEAVYDFLNGLPETRGVLSVKHAYEDMSFTARMNYFGGYSNSEGGSTVSAIQIFEPEFMFDLEGTYFLTDTLSLSAGVRNLFDNYPDPGEIGETCCGRIYRSDSIVDWQGGFYYMKLNASF; encoded by the coding sequence ATGAAACTCAAAAAATTAAATGCAGCAATACTGGCAGGTCTTGCCGGTTATTCGCTATCGATGACCGTTGCTACCAATGTAATGGCAGAAGAAGCCGCGGAAGAAGACGTTGAGAAAATCGCCGTTGTGGGAGCCCGTGGTGCACCTCGCTCTGTAACGAGTTCACCAGTTCCGGTTGATGTACTCAGCGCCGAAGATATTAATGGTGTCGCTTCTTCAGATATGAATGACATTATGATGACGCTCGTTCCATCTTACACCATCGCTCGTCAGCCAATTTCTGATGGTGGTACCTTTATTCGTCCGGCGCAATTACGTGGTCTGCCAACGGATAAAACCCTCGTGCTTGTAAACGGCAAACGTCGTCACCGCGCCTCATTAGTTGAAATTGGTGGCTCCGGTACCCAGGGTCCTGACCTGGCAACCATTCCTGCCGCCGCTCTTGGCAGCGTCGAAGTTCTGCGTGATGGTGCCGCCGCTCAGTATGGTTCAGATGCGATTGCCGGGGTAATGAACTTCCAGCTTAAACGCAATGCCGAAGGCGGCTCATTGTCACTGGACACTGGTCGTTACTTCGAAGGCGACGGTGAGCAATATACCATTAGCGGTAACAAAGGCTTCTCGCTGGGTGATGATGGCTTCCTGAGTATCTCTGCTGAGGTGACCGACTCCAAAGCTACTTACCGTGGTGAGCAGTACTGTGAAAGCTGGTTCTGTGTTGACGAACAGTCACCTGAATATATCGCCGCCGCAGAAGAGCAAGGACGCACAGTGCACGGTTCATCGCAGGTACAACCCTGGGGTCAACCTAATTACAGCGGTGCCAAAGTATTTGTAAATGGTGGTTACGCGATTAGCAATGATATGGAATTGTATGCCTTTGCTAACTACTCAGAAAGTGAAGGTGACGGTTCGTTCTTCTACCGTTATCCAGGTAACGGTACTATTGAAGATCTGCGTGAACCTGATGGCACAATTTATACACCATTAGAAAAATTCCCAGGTGGTTTTACCCCGCGTTTCTTTGGTGATATCACCGATTACTCTTTTGTGGGCGGCCTGAAAGGCATGACCGGAAGTTTGGGCTATGACATCAGTGGTCGTTACGGTTATAACGAAATTTCTTATACCCTGAAAAACACCATCAACCCGTCAATGGGACCGGACTCACCCACCTCGTTTAAGCCGGGCGATCTAGCCAACGACGAATTACAATTCCAGGCTGACTTTACCTACGACATGGCCGCTTATGTGTTGGCCTTTGGTGCCAGCTACATGGAAGAATCTTACGAGATTTCAGCAGGTGACCCGGACTCTTACCGGGTAGGTCCATACTCGTCACCCGATCCATGGGGATTCTGTGACGGCACCGCCTCAGCAGAAGCTGTTGCTACCGCAGTCTCTAACGGTTTGGATTGTAGCGATCCAAACGATCCGGTTTATACCGCTGTAGGTGTAGGCTCAAACGGTTTCCCTGGTTATTCAGCTGATTACATTGGCACCTATGAACGCGATTCATTCGCTGTATACGGTGACATTTCGGGTGACATCACAGATAAATTGTTTGCCCAGGCGGCTATCCGTTATGAAGATTACTCTGACTTTGGTTCAGAAGTTGTTTACAAGATTGCCGGTATTTTCCAGGTTACCGATGAAATTGCAGTACGTTCTTCATTCGGTACAGGTTTCCGCGCGCCTACTCCTGGTCAGCAAGGTACCACTAACGTATCAACCCGTTTGCCCAATGGTTTCCCGGTTGCAACCGGTTTGTTCCCGGCGGGCAGTGTAGTTGCTCAGGCATTGGGTGCTTCAGAACTTAAGCCAGAGAAATCAACTAACTTTACGCTTGGTGCGACTGCTGACATCGGTGATTTCACATTAACTGTGGATTTCTACCGTATTTTACTTGAAGACCGCGTAAATGCGATTTCAACGCTTGATGTGTCATCTACCGAAGTCACCGACCCGGATGCCGCTGGTTATGACGCTTACCAGCGTTACTTAGCGCTTGATGCTGCAGGTGTTCAGGGTGCCAACACCATCGGTGGTGTATTCTACTTCCAGAATGCCTTCGATACAGTAACGCAGGGTGTTGATATTGTTGCTACCTATAACTTTGAGTCTGAAGCTGGTGATACCACTATCACAGGTTCGATGAACTATGGTACGCAGAAATTTAACTCTGACCCACAGGTGTATTTCAACAACGAAGCCGTTTATGACTTCCTCAATGGTTTACCGGAAACACGTGGTGTTTTGTCTGTTAAACACGCTTATGAAGACATGTCATTCACTGCCCGCATGAACTACTTTGGTGGTTATTCAAACTCTGAAGGTGGCAGCACAGTTTCAGCTATTCAGATCTTTGAGCCTGAGTTTATGTTCGACCTGGAAGGTACTTACTTCCTGACAGATACGTTGTCATTATCTGCCGGTGTACGCAACCTGTTCGACAACTATCCTGATCCAGGTGAAATCGGCGAAACCTGTTGTGGGCGTATCTACCGCTCTGATTCTATCGTTGACTGGCAAGGTGGTTTCTACTACATGAAGCTTAATGCTTCTTTCTAA
- a CDS encoding LysR family transcriptional regulator: protein MNSKQLQYFLVTVQKGSIAAAARELDIAQPAISQQLANLEREMSCALFDRSFKGVSLTAAGKMFEKHAKKLIDDINVAKMELQQLASNQQGTVRVGMLPSIGNVLSMSLIAQVSQWHPQLKLEISTGPSYAVKEWLQSNQVDIALTYEQEIEAGFMSLYPLIEEYMYLVVGVNDASAYYQLLKHRETICFWELSEFELLTPGPKDALGRLIDQYEHDTGVGLKHDKAYSGQLMTGLRQVIQGEGLMILPSAAMYHLEESKVVQSIKIIQPEMKRKVLAATNSNFAMTDAIVKMLAIIQEVTSKEQQVGHWRGNLVGQLVQDDAKLHVPGSVAI from the coding sequence ATGAATTCAAAACAGCTTCAGTATTTTCTTGTGACAGTACAAAAAGGAAGTATTGCCGCTGCAGCGCGTGAGCTTGATATTGCTCAGCCTGCGATCAGTCAGCAACTGGCAAACCTCGAAAGAGAAATGAGCTGTGCATTGTTTGATCGAAGCTTTAAAGGCGTTAGTCTCACCGCGGCAGGAAAGATGTTCGAAAAGCATGCGAAAAAGCTCATCGATGATATTAATGTGGCCAAAATGGAATTGCAGCAGCTGGCGTCTAATCAGCAGGGGACGGTAAGGGTTGGTATGTTGCCGTCAATTGGTAATGTATTATCCATGTCGCTGATTGCTCAGGTCTCACAATGGCATCCACAATTAAAACTGGAGATCAGCACTGGCCCTTCGTACGCGGTAAAAGAATGGTTGCAAAGCAACCAGGTTGATATCGCCCTCACTTATGAGCAGGAGATCGAAGCGGGTTTTATGTCGCTTTATCCGCTGATCGAAGAATACATGTATCTGGTGGTCGGCGTTAATGATGCGTCTGCGTATTATCAGCTGTTAAAACATCGGGAAACCATTTGTTTCTGGGAATTAAGTGAGTTTGAACTATTAACGCCAGGACCTAAAGATGCACTGGGACGGCTCATTGACCAGTACGAGCACGATACTGGTGTTGGGTTAAAGCATGATAAAGCCTATTCAGGTCAGCTTATGACCGGGCTGCGCCAGGTAATCCAAGGCGAAGGACTGATGATATTACCCTCAGCCGCCATGTACCACCTTGAGGAAAGTAAGGTGGTGCAGTCGATTAAAATTATTCAGCCTGAAATGAAGCGTAAGGTATTGGCTGCCACTAACAGTAATTTCGCAATGACGGATGCCATTGTGAAAATGCTCGCGATTATTCAGGAAGTTACTTCCAAAGAACAGCAAGTGGGTCATTGGCGCGGCAACCTTGTAGGTCAATTAGTTCAGGATGATGCTAAGTTACATGTGCCGGGTTCAGTCGCTATCTAA
- the yjeH gene encoding L-methionine/branched-chain amino acid transporter — MSSSQQKIGRWHGAGLLTTTLLGTSVFILPQMTVIVAGDWALLTWLLLTLAILPVALVFATLSARYPHAGGPAYFVEKAYGLTAGRTVGVLFLCVVPIGAPAAIIMTYWFVESLFQLSPAFSLPVQLAIIGLVWCLNFRGIQFSAALQLGLTLLITLVVLTLLGIGLLTPATPPELNTHTALNVSDMLSAMGLAFWSFLGIEALSHLAGDFREPEKDLIPAIMTGTLLVGGIYLGCTYLVTGTPESKLAMAAVFDQSVGGYGGYVIGVLGVLGGLATVNVYTASLSRLCWSLSQDGVLPAYFTTLNHYGIPQRALQTILAVISATLIFTHMSAYNLEDLIGWVNGVFVLIYLASMLAAYKLLSRRHRPQVCFSALFCGVIAVGLGSKMLYALGLFALCAPLLWLQQRRRKPNAVT; from the coding sequence ATGAGTTCCAGTCAACAAAAAATTGGCCGCTGGCATGGAGCGGGGTTACTCACCACAACATTACTGGGTACCAGTGTCTTTATTTTACCGCAAATGACGGTGATTGTTGCCGGCGACTGGGCATTGTTGACCTGGCTGCTTCTGACACTTGCGATACTGCCTGTTGCGCTGGTATTTGCCACCTTGTCTGCGCGATATCCTCACGCCGGTGGTCCCGCCTACTTTGTAGAAAAAGCCTATGGCCTCACCGCTGGGCGTACGGTTGGGGTGCTGTTTTTATGTGTAGTACCCATTGGCGCGCCGGCGGCCATTATCATGACCTATTGGTTTGTTGAGTCTTTATTTCAACTGAGTCCGGCGTTCAGCCTGCCTGTTCAACTGGCAATTATTGGCTTAGTGTGGTGCCTGAACTTTCGTGGCATTCAGTTTTCTGCCGCCTTACAACTTGGCCTCACCTTGCTGATTACACTGGTGGTATTGACACTCCTGGGCATAGGCCTGCTAACACCGGCAACCCCGCCCGAATTAAACACGCACACCGCACTGAATGTCAGCGACATGCTGTCAGCCATGGGACTGGCTTTTTGGAGCTTTCTGGGTATTGAAGCGCTGTCACACTTAGCCGGCGATTTTCGCGAGCCAGAAAAGGATCTGATACCGGCGATCATGACCGGCACGCTGTTAGTGGGCGGCATATACCTGGGTTGCACTTATCTGGTCACTGGCACACCAGAGAGTAAGCTGGCGATGGCTGCCGTGTTTGATCAGTCGGTAGGAGGATATGGTGGGTACGTGATTGGCGTGCTGGGCGTATTGGGTGGCCTTGCTACCGTTAATGTTTATACCGCGAGTTTATCGCGCCTTTGCTGGAGTTTGAGTCAGGATGGGGTACTCCCCGCTTATTTTACCACTTTAAATCACTATGGTATTCCACAGCGAGCGTTACAAACCATTCTGGCCGTCATCTCTGCAACCCTTATCTTCACTCATATGAGTGCGTACAATCTTGAAGATTTAATTGGCTGGGTGAATGGTGTCTTTGTACTTATTTATCTGGCCAGTATGCTGGCTGCTTACAAATTGCTGTCGCGGCGTCACCGCCCGCAGGTCTGTTTCAGTGCTCTGTTTTGTGGCGTCATCGCCGTAGGGCTGGGCAGTAAGATGCTTTATGCATTAGGGTTATTTGCCCTTTGTGCACCATTATTATGGCTGCAGCAACGTCGTCGCAAACCGAATGCGGTAACCTAA
- the katG gene encoding catalase/peroxidase HPI: MKKTLSIAAAVAFALSPVVLTPTVHAETVSAEAGKAKKNSFWWPEQLDLTQLRAHSVESNPYGDNFDYAEAFNALDLQAVKSDIREVLTQSQDWWPADYGHYGPFFIRMAWHAAGTYRVHDGRGGAGGGQQRFDPLNSWPDNANLDKARRLLWPVKQKYGRNISWADLMALTGNVALEDMGFKTYGYAGGRADDWEPDYVYWGPEEQMLTDERRGKDGKLKGPLAAVEMGLIYVNPVGPHGKPDPLAAARDIRMSFGRMAMNDEEIVALIAGGHTFGKAHGAKKPEDCVGPEPAAADIEEQGFGWKNKCGKGHSEDTTTSGLEGAWTVTPTQWTTNYLDNLFSFNWVQTKSPAGAIQWVPDDPSAAQMVPDAHVKGKRHAPIMFTTDIAIKKDPEFRKIAERFRANPDEYELAFAKAWFKLNHRDLGPRARYLGDEVPEEALIWQDPIPDVNHTLVNDADVAKLKDTILDTGLTVPELVRVAWASAASYRGTDMRGGANGARVRLAPQNSWAVNNPAELDKVLMALEKVKRDFNRSAAGDKRISTADIIVLAGAAALEKAAKDAGHDITVPFVPGRMDASQDMTDVESFAVLEPTADAFRNYYAPEMNYLSPAEMLVERADLLNLTVPEMTVLLGGMRTLDANYKGMDHGVFTDKPGSLSNDFFTNLLDMRTKWSKTDDEGVYEGRDRASGELKWTATPVDLIFGSNSELRAIAEVYASADANTKFINDFVDAWVKVMQNDRFDLK, encoded by the coding sequence ATGAAAAAGACCTTATCCATCGCCGCAGCAGTTGCCTTTGCACTGTCGCCGGTTGTACTGACACCAACAGTCCACGCCGAAACCGTATCGGCAGAAGCTGGCAAAGCAAAGAAAAACAGTTTTTGGTGGCCGGAACAGTTGGACTTAACGCAGTTACGTGCGCACAGCGTCGAATCTAATCCTTACGGTGACAATTTTGATTATGCCGAAGCGTTTAACGCGCTTGATTTACAAGCGGTCAAATCGGATATTCGTGAAGTGCTAACACAGTCACAAGACTGGTGGCCAGCAGACTATGGCCACTATGGTCCATTTTTTATACGTATGGCCTGGCACGCTGCCGGTACCTATCGCGTTCATGATGGTCGCGGCGGAGCCGGGGGTGGTCAACAGCGTTTTGATCCGCTTAACAGCTGGCCGGACAATGCCAACCTCGACAAAGCCCGCCGCTTACTCTGGCCGGTAAAGCAAAAGTATGGCCGCAACATCTCCTGGGCTGACTTAATGGCACTGACCGGTAATGTTGCCCTGGAAGACATGGGCTTTAAAACTTACGGTTATGCTGGCGGTCGCGCAGACGACTGGGAGCCGGATTACGTTTACTGGGGTCCCGAAGAACAAATGCTCACCGACGAGCGCCGTGGTAAAGATGGCAAGCTCAAGGGGCCATTAGCCGCTGTGGAGATGGGCCTTATTTATGTAAACCCGGTAGGGCCGCACGGCAAACCTGATCCACTGGCCGCCGCCAGAGACATTCGTATGTCCTTTGGTCGTATGGCCATGAACGACGAGGAAATCGTCGCCCTGATAGCCGGTGGCCACACCTTTGGTAAAGCCCACGGTGCGAAAAAGCCAGAAGACTGCGTTGGCCCTGAGCCGGCTGCTGCCGATATTGAAGAGCAGGGTTTCGGTTGGAAAAACAAGTGTGGCAAAGGCCACTCTGAAGACACCACCACCAGCGGTTTAGAAGGCGCCTGGACGGTGACACCAACTCAGTGGACAACCAACTACCTGGATAACCTGTTTAGCTTTAACTGGGTTCAAACGAAAAGCCCGGCGGGGGCAATTCAGTGGGTGCCGGATGATCCGTCTGCTGCCCAGATGGTACCCGATGCGCATGTAAAAGGTAAACGTCACGCTCCAATAATGTTTACTACTGACATCGCCATCAAAAAAGATCCGGAGTTTCGCAAGATTGCCGAGCGCTTCCGCGCCAACCCGGACGAATATGAGCTGGCCTTTGCCAAAGCGTGGTTTAAGCTGAATCACCGTGACCTGGGACCGCGTGCGCGCTACCTGGGTGATGAAGTGCCAGAAGAAGCGCTGATATGGCAGGATCCGATTCCAGACGTTAATCATACGCTGGTGAACGATGCGGATGTGGCGAAGTTAAAAGACACCATTTTGGATACCGGTTTAACGGTTCCTGAACTGGTGAGAGTGGCCTGGGCGTCAGCCGCAAGCTATCGTGGTACTGATATGCGCGGCGGTGCAAACGGTGCCCGCGTTCGTCTTGCACCGCAAAATAGCTGGGCGGTGAACAACCCGGCAGAGCTGGACAAAGTGCTGATGGCGCTTGAGAAAGTAAAACGCGACTTTAACCGCAGTGCAGCGGGTGACAAGCGAATTTCAACTGCTGACATTATCGTCCTGGCGGGTGCTGCGGCACTGGAAAAGGCAGCTAAAGATGCAGGTCACGATATCACCGTGCCCTTTGTACCGGGTCGTATGGATGCCTCACAGGATATGACCGACGTTGAATCCTTTGCGGTACTTGAGCCAACCGCTGATGCATTCCGTAACTATTACGCGCCGGAGATGAACTACCTGTCGCCAGCAGAGATGTTAGTGGAACGAGCTGACCTGCTGAACCTGACGGTGCCGGAAATGACTGTACTGTTGGGCGGTATGCGTACGCTGGATGCCAACTATAAAGGCATGGACCACGGTGTATTTACCGACAAGCCAGGCAGCTTAAGTAATGACTTCTTTACTAACCTGCTGGATATGCGCACCAAGTGGAGTAAAACTGACGATGAAGGTGTTTACGAAGGACGTGATCGCGCCTCTGGCGAGCTGAAATGGACGGCGACTCCGGTTGATCTGATTTTTGGTTCTAACTCAGAGTTACGCGCCATAGCTGAGGTGTATGCGTCAGCCGATGCCAACACCAAGTTCATCAACGATTTCGTTGATGCGTGGGTAAAAGTAATGCAAAACGACCGTTTCGATCTTAAGTAA
- the nei gene encoding endonuclease VIII encodes MPEGPEIRQSADALAQALVNQRLERVTLGLDALKPFHSQLTGQLVKAVTCRGKAMLIHLANGLSVYSHNQLYGLWVIAKRGEIPDTRRSLRLALHTKERSALLYSASDISVWQTEQLSQHPFLRKLGPDVLSEQLDASVIAERLLNKRFSGRRLSALYLDQHFVAGLGNYLRSEVLFFAGLHPDKKPRELTHAAIHQLAEQTIIVSKRSYHTGGYTVPVKAKQVPAPSRTDYEASRFMVFGRDQKPCRVCGELIVRAERNSRRVYFCPACQQV; translated from the coding sequence GTGCCTGAGGGGCCGGAAATACGTCAAAGCGCTGATGCGCTTGCGCAAGCATTGGTTAACCAGCGTTTAGAGCGCGTAACCTTAGGGCTTGACGCCCTGAAGCCATTTCACAGCCAGCTCACCGGACAGCTGGTTAAAGCGGTTACCTGCAGAGGCAAAGCCATGCTGATTCATCTGGCGAACGGCTTGTCGGTATATTCGCATAACCAGTTGTATGGCTTGTGGGTAATCGCAAAGCGGGGCGAGATACCAGACACCCGGCGCTCGCTGCGTTTAGCGCTGCATACAAAAGAGCGTAGCGCGCTGTTATACAGCGCCTCGGATATCAGTGTGTGGCAGACAGAGCAGTTATCACAGCACCCCTTTCTGCGTAAGCTTGGTCCCGATGTACTCAGTGAGCAACTGGATGCCAGCGTTATTGCTGAGCGGTTGCTGAATAAACGTTTTAGTGGCCGGCGCTTGTCCGCGTTGTACCTGGATCAACACTTTGTTGCAGGGCTCGGCAATTACCTGCGTAGCGAAGTGCTGTTTTTTGCCGGGCTGCATCCGGATAAAAAACCCAGAGAACTCACTCACGCAGCTATCCATCAACTCGCCGAACAAACCATTATCGTATCGAAGCGCTCTTATCACACCGGCGGCTATACCGTACCTGTTAAAGCAAAGCAGGTACCTGCGCCATCCCGCACCGATTACGAAGCCAGCCGCTTTATGGTTTTTGGCCGTGACCAAAAGCCTTGCCGGGTTTGTGGTGAGCTGATTGTGCGGGCTGAACGCAACAGCCGTCGCGTTTATTTTTGTCCGGCCTGCCAGCAAGTTTGA
- a CDS encoding pseudouridine synthase codes for MSPYLTVLHRDDDIIVLNKPSGLLSVTGNRPSHKDALSSRVQRVFPTASVVHRLDWATSGVIVMAMHKAANRSLSHQFHHRITHKRYFARVHGIVSQQQGSIDLPLSTNASDRPTQRVDTEQGKPSLTHYTVLHTEDNQWGGESWVELRPVTGRSHQLRVHMQAIGHPIMGDRLYAHSFNTNGATSLPRLQLHAETLILRHPRDNSWQRFCAAIPFLPLTPTPLGIPE; via the coding sequence ATGTCACCTTATTTGACGGTGTTGCACCGGGACGACGATATCATTGTACTGAATAAACCCAGCGGGTTATTAAGTGTAACGGGTAATCGCCCCAGTCATAAAGATGCCTTAAGTAGCCGTGTGCAGCGGGTATTCCCGACTGCATCGGTGGTGCACAGGCTCGACTGGGCCACGTCCGGTGTCATCGTTATGGCTATGCACAAAGCTGCCAACCGCAGTCTGTCGCATCAATTTCATCACCGTATTACCCACAAGCGCTATTTCGCCAGAGTGCACGGTATCGTCAGCCAACAGCAAGGCAGTATCGATTTACCGCTCAGTACAAATGCATCGGACAGACCAACCCAAAGGGTTGATACCGAGCAGGGCAAACCCTCTCTCACCCACTACACCGTGCTGCATACCGAGGATAATCAATGGGGCGGTGAGAGCTGGGTAGAATTACGCCCGGTAACAGGCCGCTCTCATCAACTCCGGGTGCATATGCAAGCCATTGGCCATCCGATAATGGGCGATCGTCTGTACGCCCACTCGTTTAATACAAATGGCGCAACATCATTACCCCGACTGCAACTGCATGCCGAAACATTAATACTCAGGCATCCCCGTGATAATAGCTGGCAACGCTTTTGCGCCGCTATACCATTTTTGCCGCTGACGCCAACACCGCTGGGCATCCCCGAATAA
- a CDS encoding dienelactone hydrolase family protein, producing the protein MQITQETRDLNTATGLMRCYIYRPAMEGAFPSIIFYSEIFQHTAPIARSAAMMACQGFVVIVPEVFHELNPIGTVLGYDDAGKDKGNNDKWTKPLADHDSDTAAMIEFCQTSPYCNGHIGAMGVCLGGHLAYRAAINPAIKSAFCLYATDIHSNTLPAPDAEQSLARMKDIQGEIFFVWGKQDPHVPHEGRQTLYQHCIASGINYQWLEVNAVHAFMRDEGERYDGALALQMYQQATALFQRTLR; encoded by the coding sequence ATGCAAATTACTCAGGAAACTCGCGATCTCAATACCGCAACCGGTCTTATGCGCTGTTATATCTATCGTCCCGCTATGGAAGGCGCTTTCCCGTCTATCATTTTTTATTCAGAAATTTTCCAGCATACAGCGCCTATTGCACGCTCTGCGGCAATGATGGCCTGCCAGGGCTTCGTGGTGATTGTGCCGGAGGTATTTCATGAATTAAATCCTATCGGCACTGTACTTGGCTATGATGATGCCGGCAAAGATAAGGGCAACAATGATAAGTGGACCAAGCCCCTGGCTGACCACGACAGCGATACGGCAGCCATGATTGAATTTTGCCAGACATCGCCCTATTGCAATGGTCATATTGGCGCTATGGGAGTCTGCCTGGGCGGTCACCTGGCTTACCGCGCTGCCATTAATCCGGCGATCAAGTCCGCTTTTTGTTTGTATGCAACGGATATTCACAGCAATACCTTACCCGCCCCTGACGCTGAACAAAGCCTGGCCAGAATGAAAGATATTCAGGGTGAGATCTTTTTTGTGTGGGGTAAGCAGGATCCCCATGTGCCCCATGAAGGTCGGCAAACTCTATATCAGCACTGTATTGCCAGTGGTATCAACTATCAGTGGCTGGAAGTCAACGCTGTACATGCATTTATGCGTGACGAGGGCGAACGTTATGATGGTGCGTTGGCGCTGCAAATGTATCAACAGGCAACCGCTCTATTTCAACGCACGCTGCGCTAA
- a CDS encoding zinc-dependent alcohol dehydrogenase family protein, with the protein MRAIITAKPEDGLDGLTLTDIDEPQAPTGEQIMVKLQGSSLNYHDLGVAMGTANETKDRILLADGAGIVVAVGDEVTDFNVGDSVVSCFFPDWQTGGPTVGDFSRTPGDGIDGYARDMVVTPQHWFTKAPQGWSAPESATITTAGLTAWRALVTEGNIKAGDKVLLLGTGGVSIFALQLAKAMGAEVAITSSSDRKLDKAKALGADFTVNYKDDTSWGDTVAQWSSGGVDVVVEVGGPATLTQSINACRVGGTIVLIGVLTGFNGEVPTAAMMLKQIRLQGIVVGNREMQQNMVEAVEQMGFKPVIDKTFPLEHLTAAFKYEVSAGHFGKIAIDYTLDG; encoded by the coding sequence ATGAGAGCGATAATTACAGCAAAACCAGAAGACGGCCTCGACGGCCTTACCCTTACGGATATTGACGAACCACAGGCGCCGACCGGCGAGCAAATCATGGTAAAACTACAGGGCAGCTCACTGAACTACCATGATTTAGGTGTTGCCATGGGTACAGCGAATGAGACCAAAGACCGAATCCTGTTGGCCGACGGCGCTGGCATCGTGGTTGCCGTTGGCGATGAGGTGACCGATTTTAACGTCGGTGACAGCGTGGTTTCGTGTTTTTTCCCCGATTGGCAAACCGGCGGGCCCACGGTCGGCGACTTTAGTCGCACCCCTGGTGATGGCATCGATGGCTATGCCCGGGACATGGTAGTAACCCCGCAACACTGGTTTACCAAGGCGCCGCAGGGTTGGAGCGCGCCAGAGTCGGCCACCATTACCACCGCCGGACTCACAGCATGGCGTGCTCTGGTCACAGAAGGCAACATAAAAGCCGGCGACAAAGTGTTATTGCTGGGCACCGGTGGTGTGTCAATTTTTGCATTGCAGCTGGCGAAGGCCATGGGCGCCGAGGTCGCTATTACCTCATCAAGCGACAGAAAACTCGACAAGGCCAAAGCGCTGGGCGCCGACTTTACCGTCAATTATAAAGACGACACCAGTTGGGGCGACACCGTAGCGCAGTGGTCCAGCGGCGGCGTTGATGTGGTCGTGGAAGTCGGCGGGCCTGCCACACTCACCCAATCAATCAACGCCTGCCGGGTGGGCGGTACCATTGTGTTAATTGGTGTATTAACCGGCTTTAATGGCGAGGTCCCCACGGCGGCAATGATGCTAAAACAGATCCGCCTGCAGGGTATTGTGGTCGGCAACCGTGAAATGCAACAAAACATGGTTGAAGCGGTGGAGCAAATGGGTTTTAAACCGGTGATCGATAAAACCTTTCCGCTTGAACATTTAACCGCAGCATTTAAATATGAAGTTTCGGCCGGCCATTTCGGCAAAATCGCCATTGATTACACCTTGGACGGATAA